The Synechocystis sp. PCC 6714 genome includes the window GTCATCACTGGCGGTGGCAAGCCATTCCCCTTGGGGGTAAAACTGGGCACTGTTCACCCAACCAGTCGGCACAACTTTATATTCAGTGATTAATTCCCCAGCTAAATTCCATAACTTGGCAGAACCATTGGTGCCTGCGGTTAACAATTGCTGACCATCGGGGCTGAAATTAACATTATTAATTCGTCCCTGACCCGTGGCAATTTCCCGCTCAATTCCCCCCTGGGGATTAATCAAATATAAGGAACCACTATCGGAAACGCTGGCAATTAAAATACCCCGGGGATGGTAAGCCAAATTTCGGGCTGTGCCGGGGTTTAAAACCCCCACTAATTTTTCCCCTTGCCGAGTAAAAACTTGAGTTTGGCCGTCATCGGAACAGGTGACAATGGTTTGGCCATCGGGGCTAAATAGAGCATCGGCCACTGCCGCTCGATGGGGGCGTTGTTCCTCTATTAGTTCCCCCTGCAAATTCCACAGACGAATAGTGCCATCATAGCCGGTGGTAATTAACGTTTGGCCATCGGGGGAAAAGCGAGCATTGAACATAGGAGGTTTTTGCCCCCGCAGTTGCTTTAACATTTCGCCTTCTTTAGTCCACAAAGTCCCCACACCATCGGCGGAAGCAGTGAGCAAAAACTTGCCGTCAGGGCTAAAGTAAATCCTATTGAGGGCGACCTCAGCCCCGGTAAATTGTTTTTGTAAGTGGAGTTTGATGGTCGATTGCTGGTTGATAGAAGCCGCCTTGGGGACCTCTGCCTCCACTATTTCTACCCCCATAAGTGGCAAACTTAGGGCTAGTAAAACTGCTGGAAAAGTTCTCATCTATGGCACCAAACGGGATTTAATTTTTTCGATGCCTTTGATACCACAAATCTGGTCTAAATTGCCATTGGGGGAACCGGAAACCCCGATCGCCGCCACCAATTCGTCCCCCACTTTAATGGCCAGGCCGCCGGTGCTAAAACTCAGGCCAGTGACTGGGTCGGGGGCCAGGGGTAAGGAGCCTAGGGGCAGAGGAGTTGGGGTCATTTTTTTGGCGATCGCCTCGGTGGAATCCTCCCCAGTAATGGGGCCTAGGGTAATTAGGGTAAAAGCCTTGTACAAACTATATTCTATGGTGTGGGGGGTAGCGCCATCACCCCGGACTACGGCCTGCACTAAACCTTCTTGATTAACCACTGTGGCAGTGACATTGTAGCCATCCCGTTGACAACTATTCACCGCTTCCATGGCCGCCTCCACCGCCAGGGCCACTGGTAATTGATAGTAGGTTTTCAAGGCCAGGGCCCCGGAAGAAAAAGTCAAAGATAGGCCAAGGGAAATCCCCAGTACCAGACAAGGTCGCAAAATTATTTCTCTCAATTTCACAGGACACTCCCTTTGGTGAAACAATCCTAATTGTACTCACACCTAAGGTTTTTTTTAATAAATCTACTGCCCCCGCCCTAGGGTAGAATCCAATGGTAATTGCATTGCCAAAGGCCTTAATATTTAGTTTTCCCAGGACTTGATTTTATTTACGTTACTTAACTTTACATAAAGTACTAAGTTGGGGAAATTCCAGCAGGGGCAAGCACTTAATATTTCCGTTGATATTTTTCCAGGTATGCCCATGGCGTTTGATATTGCCGACAAAATAATTCTTGTTACTGGTGCCAATCGGGGCATAGGCAAAGTGCTAGTGGAGTCTTTTTTGGACCACGGGGCCGCAAAAGTTTACGCCGCCGTCAGAAAGCTGGCCAGTGCAGAACCCCTAGTGGAGCAATATGGCGATAAAGTAGTGCCCACCTTGATTGATCTAGCGGAGCCACAGTCTATTACCGCCGCCGCCCAAATCGCAATGGATGTGGAAGTGGTGGTCAATAATGCTGGGGTACAGAAAGTTGCAAATCCCCTAGCTGAAGAAGCGATCGCCTACCTGAAATTTGAAATGGAAACTAATGTGTATGGGTTGATTGCCATGGCCCAAGCCTTTGCCCCCATACTTCAAGCCAATGGGGGAGGAGCTTTTGTGCAACTTAACTCGGTGGTGTCCCTGAAGTCATTGCCCAATATTGCCACCTACTCCGCTTCCAAGGCCGCTGCCTATTCCATTACCCAGGCATTACAAGAACTTCTCCGTCGTCAAAATACTCTTGTTTTAAGTGTCCACCCTGGCCCCATCGCCACCGAAA containing:
- a CDS encoding SDR family oxidoreductase encodes the protein MAFDIADKIILVTGANRGIGKVLVESFLDHGAAKVYAAVRKLASAEPLVEQYGDKVVPTLIDLAEPQSITAAAQIAMDVEVVVNNAGVQKVANPLAEEAIAYLKFEMETNVYGLIAMAQAFAPILQANGGGAFVQLNSVVSLKSLPNIATYSASKAAAYSITQALQELLRRQNTLVLSVHPGPIATEMTHASGRADIAESPTLVAEAIISGLQSGEFHVFPNDTMAKEMGNAYRSFAKNVVEVSFD
- a CDS encoding WD40 repeat domain-containing protein — protein: MRTFPAVLLALSLPLMGVEIVEAEVPKAASINQQSTIKLHLQKQFTGAEVALNRIYFSPDGKFLLTASADGVGTLWTKEGEMLKQLRGQKPPMFNARFSPDGQTLITTGYDGTIRLWNLQGELIEEQRPHRAAVADALFSPDGQTIVTCSDDGQTQVFTRQGEKLVGVLNPGTARNLAYHPRGILIASVSDSGSLYLINPQGGIEREIATGQGRINNVNFSPDGQQLLTAGTNGSAKLWNLAGELITEYKVVPTGWVNSAQFYPQGEWLATASDDGAIRLWGKDGQLLHELPLGSGRLTSLSFSPDGKYLAATGSQGQVWIFHLSK
- a CDS encoding heme-binding protein, which produces MKLREIILRPCLVLGISLGLSLTFSSGALALKTYYQLPVALAVEAAMEAVNSCQRDGYNVTATVVNQEGLVQAVVRGDGATPHTIEYSLYKAFTLITLGPITGEDSTEAIAKKMTPTPLPLGSLPLAPDPVTGLSFSTGGLAIKVGDELVAAIGVSGSPNGNLDQICGIKGIEKIKSRLVP